Proteins encoded in a region of the Sparus aurata chromosome 6, fSpaAur1.1, whole genome shotgun sequence genome:
- the acot8 gene encoding acyl-coenzyme A thioesterase 8, whose product MSGREVEDSRDAGGSADKSVYLESTPSPTSPGDESSDSPAPQYAQDLKSVLVTSVLNLEELDVDLYRGTHHWVPRSQRLFGGQIVGQALVAAAKSVSDNLYAHSLHCYFVRAGDPKVPVLYQVERTRDGRSFTVRSVKAIQHGQPILICQASFQMLQESPLQHQFTMPVVPPPEDLLTVEELIHQYLSKPDLAENARQGLNKLLADEVPIEIKPVNPPLFYGRAATEPKKLFWVRARGYIGEGNMKLHCCVAAYVSDYAFLGTALLPYPSYRARFAASLDHAMWFHSTFRSDEWMLYECESPWAGGSRGLVQGRLWRSDGVLAASCSQEGVLRVTPVRESSKL is encoded by the exons atgtcaggAAGGGAAGTGGAAGATAGCCGAGACGCCGGCGGTTCAGCTGATAAAAGTGTTTATCTGGAGAGTACTCCGTCACCGACATCGCCTGGAGATGAAAGCTCGGACAGTCCTGCACCTCAGTACGCTCAGGACCTGAAAAGCGTGCTGGTCACCAGCGTTTTAAACCTGGAAGAGCTGGACGTAGACCTGTACAG aggGACACACCACTGGGTGCCTCGCAGTCAGCGTCTGTTTGGGGGTCAAATAGTTGGTCAGGCCCTCGTAGCTGCTGCCAAATCTGTCAGCGATAACCTCTACGCCCACTCTCTCCACTGCTACTTCGTACGAGCAG GAGATCCGAAGGTTCCAGTGCTGTACCAGGTGGAACGCACGAGAGATGGCCGCAGCTTCACAGTACGCTCCGTGAAGGCCATCCAGCATGGACAGCCCATACTTATCTGCCAAGCGTCCTTCCAAATGTTGCAGGAGAGTCCCCTGCAGCACCAGTTCACTATGCCGGTGGTCCCCCCGCCCGAAGACCTCCTCACAGTAGAGGAGCTTATTCATCAATATCTCAG taaaccAGACCTAGCAGAGAATGCAAGACAAGGCCTTAACAAACTGCTGGCTGATGAGGTGCCCATTGAGATAAAGCCTGTCAACCCGCCACTCTTTTACGGACGCGCTGCAACAGAGCCGAAGAAGCTGTTCTGGGTGCGAGCACGAGGATATATTG gTGAAGGCAACATGAAGCTACATTGCTGCGTTGCTGCTTATGTATCAGACTATGCATTCCTGGGCACAGCGTTGCTGCCTTACCCCAGCTACAGGGCCAGGTTTGCGGCCTCCCTGGACCACGCCATGTGGTTCCACAGCACTTTCCGCAGTGATGAGTGGATGCTGTATGAGTGTGAGAGTCCATGGGCAG GTGGCAGCAGAGGACTGGTTCAAGGCCGACTGTGGAGAAGCGATGGGGTGCTGGCTGCCTCGTGTTCCCAGGAGGGGGTCCTGAGAGTGACGCCTGTCAGAGAGTCCAGCAAACTTTAA
- the ift52 gene encoding intraflagellar transport protein 52 homolog has translation MEKEQHNTVVFNFSKRELFTTNNGYKSMQKRLRAQWKIQSMKEELALDRLKGVKLWITAGPREKFTASELEVLKQYLDGGGNVLVMLGEGGEMKYDTNINFLLEEFGIMVNNDAVVRNVYYKYFHPKEALVSNGVLNREISRAAGKVVTGIIEDENVGNNAQALTFVYPYGATLSVMKPAVAVLSTGSVCFPLNRPVLAFHHGKEAGKLAVLGSCHMFSDQYMDKEENSKIMDVVLQWLMTDNIQLNQIDAEDPEITDYTMLPDTGCLSEQLRVCLQEGDENPKDFTSLFDMSLFNLSTDTLPQVISAYKQLNVKDEPLQLITPQFETPLPQLQPAVFPPALSDLPPPMLDLFDLDETFSSEKVRLAQLTNKCTDDDLEFYVRKCGEILGVTPKLDKDQRDAKHIMEHIFFQVVEFKKLNQEHDMDTEAPFTPL, from the exons ATGGAGAAGGAACAGCACAACACTGTCGTCTTCAATTTTTCGAAAAGAGAGCTGTTCACTACAAACAATGGATACAAATCCATGCAGAAAAGGCTACGAGCTCAATGGAAAATCCAAAG TATGAAGGAAGAGCTGGCTCTGGACAGGCTGAAGGGTGTCAAGTTGTGGATAACTGCAGGTCCGAGGGAGAAGTTCACAGCGTCGGAG CTCGAGGTACTGAAGCAGTACCTGGATGGAGGAGGAAACGTCCTGGTCATGCTCGGTGAAGGAGGAGAAATGAAATATGACACCAATATCAACTTTCTCCTGGAGGAGTTTGGAATAATGGTCAACAATG ATGCTGTTGTGAGGAACGTGTATTACAAATACTTCCATCCCAAAGAGGCGCTCGTATCCAATGGTGTACTGAACAG AGAGATCAGTCGGGCTGCCGGCAAAGTGGTCACAGGAATCATTGAAGATGAAAATGTTGGAAACAATGCACA GGCTCTCACATTTGTGTACCCGTATGGTGCCACACTGAGTGTGATGAAGCCTGCTGTGGCTGTGCTTTCAACTGGCTCAGTCTGCTTCCCCCTCAACAGGCCTGTACTGGCCTTCCATCATGGAAAG GAGGCTGGCAAACTGGCAGTGTTGGGTTCCTGCCACATGTTCAGTGACCAATACATGGACAAGGAGGAGAACAGTAAAATCATG GATGTTGTACTCCAGTGGCTCATGACAGACAACATTCAGCTGAATCAGATTGATGCTGAAGACCCCGAG ATCACAGATTACACCATGTTGCCAGACACGGGGTGTTTGTCGGAGCAGCTCAGAGTGTGCTTACAAGAAGGTGATGAAAACCCCAAGGACTTCACCTCTCTCTTTGATATGTCTTTGTTCAATTTGTCAACTGACACTTTGCCCCAAGTCATTAG TGCTTACAAGCAACTTAATGTCAAAGACGAGCCACTTCAGCTGATCACGCCACAGTTTGAGACGCCTCTGCCACAGCTTCAACCTGCT GTTTTTCCACCAGCCTTAAGTGATTTGCCTCCTCCCATGCTGGACCTGTTCGATCTAGATGAGACCTTCTCATCTGAGAAAGTGCGCCTGGCACAGCTCACCAATAAAT GTACGGACGATGATCTTGAATTCTACGTGCGGAAATGTGGCGAAATCCTGGGAGTTACTCCAAAGTTAGACAAAGATCAAAGGGATGCGAAACACATCATggaacacattttctttcaagtTGTAGAGTTCAAGAAACTCAATCAG GAGCATGATATGGACACCGAGGCACCATTTACGCCATTGTGA